The genomic segment TATGTAGCCATTTGCCAACCTTTACGATATCCATCAATAATTACTGAATCTTTTGTGATCAAAGCAACTGTATTAATGGTACTGAGAAATAGCCTGTTAACCATTCCAGTGCCAGTGTTGGCTGCTCAGAGATACTACTGCTCTCAGAATCAAATTGAGCATTGTCTGTGCTCTAACCTTGGAGTGACTAGCCTCTCCTGTGATGACAGGACAATCAACAGCATCTACCAGCTACTTCTGGCTTGGACACTCATGGGAAGTGATCTGGGTATGATTATTTTATCATATGCTTTGATACTGCAGTCTGTGCTAAGGTTGAATTCAGCAGAAGCTACCTCTAAGGCCCTGAGCACCTGCACTTCCCATCTCATTCTAATTCTTTTCTTCTACACGACTGTTGTTGTCATTTCCATCACTCACAGTGCAGCAATGACAGTTCCCCTCTTCCCAGTTCTACTCAATGTGTTACACAACGTCATTCCTCCCGCCCTCAACCCTATGGTCTATGCACTCAAGAACAAGGAGCTCAGGCAGGGCTTGGGCAAGGTACTTAGACTGGGCATCAAGAACAGCTAATTTGATGATGGTGCTCATGGTTGTTAATTTCTCCATATACTTGCCAATATATTCTCTGAAGATTTCCAAATGGCAGAAGAGATAAGGAAAACGGACAATATTCCAGATTTTCATTAATATAAGGAATCAGTGGCAactactgaaatttaaaaaagggGGAAGGGATCACTAATATTTGAAATCTTTGTAAGTCAAGCAAAAATCTTAATAAAATAGAGGAAGATAATGATCTTGATTGTCTTGAGGaatctaagaaaagaaaaattggaaTATGTGGCCCAAAGTTCCTCAGGCCTCTCTCATATTGCTTCCTATGCATTCTTCATTCTTGCTGCAGAATATCTTTCTTCGTTTCTGAgttcacaaggaaaaaaaaaatacttattgcCAAAACGGATCATATTCATTAGTTCAAGAAATTTCAGAATCAGTTGGAATATACTATTCCTATGTCAGTTATCCAGGGGAGCATTCTCATTGTCCCAGTTTGGTTTGGGTAATCCATT from the Loxodonta africana isolate mLoxAfr1 chromosome 7, mLoxAfr1.hap2, whole genome shotgun sequence genome contains:
- the LOC135231972 gene encoding putative olfactory receptor 56B2, which encodes MFQSLRNSNSSKFQLSEFILMGFPGIHEWQHWLSLPLALIYLLALGANILILITINQENTLHQPMYYFLCVLAVVDMGLATTIMPKTLAILWFNAKAISLPECFSQMYVIHCFVGMESGIFLCMAIDRYVAICQPLRYPSIITESFVIKATVLMVLRNSLLTIPVPVLAAQRYYCSQNQIEHCLCSNLGVTSLSCDDRTINSIYQLLLAWTLMGSDLGMIILSYALILQSVLRLNSAEATSKALSTCTSHLILILFFYTTVVVISITHSAAMTVPLFPVLLNVLHNVIPPALNPMVYALKNKELRQGLGKVLRLGIKNS